Proteins co-encoded in one Oreochromis aureus strain Israel breed Guangdong linkage group 3, ZZ_aureus, whole genome shotgun sequence genomic window:
- the LOC116332919 gene encoding uncharacterized protein LOC116332919 isoform X2 — translation MPRTSQGAEMHPKTGRQQTNKQPAAQIRSFYIQQKWIKKPPKVPQPPEPDYRRCKGPLSAANHPANQTPSRTDYMSIYQNDFKHWEGSKRQPIILKDSLTVKHGLGNMLALAKEPERIANTTSYKSDYIPHPANPRPVKLKHSNQSSKDLPLEPRLPFKPKQPWSTHQHLDKGSDFFEKFNSCSLETKFQGHTTDFSSPADHSVHCQVKNLPALEINDVPRHAASTVTDDYRVWRSPQSFTTVRTTLSVGKPKSPDDSKASPKTLRQHAKIHKAAACNSSRGATQKPQSPADTELLSSFECSTENGESKMYWYSDLGRGGTWPDGDSCIDHSNQIISCMVSTRN, via the exons ATGCCGAGAACCAGCCAGGGTGCAGAAATGCACCCGAAAACTGGCAGACAGCAGACCAACAAGCAGCCAGCTGCACAGATAAG atcattttacATTCAgcaaaaatggataaaaaagccaccaaaggtcCCACAGCCACCAGAGCCAGACTACAGACGATGCAAAGGCCCACTCAGTGCTGCAAACCATCCGGCAAACCAGACACCATCCAGGACTGACTACATGAGCATCTATCAAA atGATTTTAAACATTGGGAGGGCAGCAAGCGCCAGCCAATCATCCTGAAAGACAGTTTGACAGTCAAGCATGGATTAGGCAACATGCTCGCACTGGCGAAGGAACCAGAACGCATTGCAAACACCACCAGCTATAAATCGGATTACATCCCCCACCCAGCAAACCCCAGACCAGTCAAGCTGAAGCACTCTAACCAAAGCAGCAAGGATCTCCCGCTGGAGCCGAGACTGCCCTTCAAGCCAAAGCAGCCTTGGTCTACACACCAACACCTTGACAAAGGCAGTGATTTTTTTGAGAAGTTCAACAGTTGTTCCCTTGAAACCAAGTTTCAGGGCCACACCACAGATTTCTCTTCACCAGCAGACCACAGCGTTCACTGCCAGGTGAAAAATCTGCCAGCCCTCGAGATAAACGACGTCCCCCGCCATGCAGCGAGTACCGTGACGGACGACTACAGAGTCTGGCGTTCGCCGCAAAGCTTCACCACTGTGAGAACCACTTTGTCAGTGGGCAAACCTAAATCTCCTGACGACAGCAAAGCCAGCCCAAAGACTTTGAGACAACACGCCAAAATACACAAGGCCGCAGCCTGTAATTCCTCCAGAGGTGCCACACAGAAACCACAGAGTCCTGCAGACACTGAACTGCTTTCTAGCTTCGAATGCTCCACAGAGAACGGAGAATCTAAGATGTACTGGTACAGCGATTTGGGCCGAGGAGGGACTTGGCCTGATGGCGACAGCTGTATAGACCACAGCAACCAAATAATCAGCTGCATGGTTTCTACCAGAAACTAA
- the LOC116332919 gene encoding uncharacterized protein LOC116332919 isoform X1: protein MPRTSQGAEMHPKTGRQQTNKQPAAQIRKHSLKPQTKASMTTEYQERFLPPTCYVAIVTTAAKKSPYHPLKGTSHEITSLRSFYIQQKWIKKPPKVPQPPEPDYRRCKGPLSAANHPANQTPSRTDYMSIYQNDFKHWEGSKRQPIILKDSLTVKHGLGNMLALAKEPERIANTTSYKSDYIPHPANPRPVKLKHSNQSSKDLPLEPRLPFKPKQPWSTHQHLDKGSDFFEKFNSCSLETKFQGHTTDFSSPADHSVHCQVKNLPALEINDVPRHAASTVTDDYRVWRSPQSFTTVRTTLSVGKPKSPDDSKASPKTLRQHAKIHKAAACNSSRGATQKPQSPADTELLSSFECSTENGESKMYWYSDLGRGGTWPDGDSCIDHSNQIISCMVSTRN, encoded by the exons ATGCCGAGAACCAGCCAGGGTGCAGAAATGCACCCGAAAACTGGCAGACAGCAGACCAACAAGCAGCCAGCTGCACAGATAAG GAAGCACTCTCTGAAACCCCAAACAAAGGCCTCCATGACCACAGAGTACCAGGAGAGGTTCCTTCCTCCCACCTGTTATGTAGCAATCGTGACAACGGCAGCAAAGAAGAGCCCTTACCATCCGCTGAAGGGGACAAGTCATGAGATTACCTCTTTGAG atcattttacATTCAgcaaaaatggataaaaaagccaccaaaggtcCCACAGCCACCAGAGCCAGACTACAGACGATGCAAAGGCCCACTCAGTGCTGCAAACCATCCGGCAAACCAGACACCATCCAGGACTGACTACATGAGCATCTATCAAA atGATTTTAAACATTGGGAGGGCAGCAAGCGCCAGCCAATCATCCTGAAAGACAGTTTGACAGTCAAGCATGGATTAGGCAACATGCTCGCACTGGCGAAGGAACCAGAACGCATTGCAAACACCACCAGCTATAAATCGGATTACATCCCCCACCCAGCAAACCCCAGACCAGTCAAGCTGAAGCACTCTAACCAAAGCAGCAAGGATCTCCCGCTGGAGCCGAGACTGCCCTTCAAGCCAAAGCAGCCTTGGTCTACACACCAACACCTTGACAAAGGCAGTGATTTTTTTGAGAAGTTCAACAGTTGTTCCCTTGAAACCAAGTTTCAGGGCCACACCACAGATTTCTCTTCACCAGCAGACCACAGCGTTCACTGCCAGGTGAAAAATCTGCCAGCCCTCGAGATAAACGACGTCCCCCGCCATGCAGCGAGTACCGTGACGGACGACTACAGAGTCTGGCGTTCGCCGCAAAGCTTCACCACTGTGAGAACCACTTTGTCAGTGGGCAAACCTAAATCTCCTGACGACAGCAAAGCCAGCCCAAAGACTTTGAGACAACACGCCAAAATACACAAGGCCGCAGCCTGTAATTCCTCCAGAGGTGCCACACAGAAACCACAGAGTCCTGCAGACACTGAACTGCTTTCTAGCTTCGAATGCTCCACAGAGAACGGAGAATCTAAGATGTACTGGTACAGCGATTTGGGCCGAGGAGGGACTTGGCCTGATGGCGACAGCTGTATAGACCACAGCAACCAAATAATCAGCTGCATGGTTTCTACCAGAAACTAA